In Gimesia benthica, a single window of DNA contains:
- a CDS encoding PVC-type heme-binding CxxCH protein translates to MREPKELKYPTPEESIEMMTVPEGFKVELFASEREYPELANPNQIAFDNKGRLWVSCMANYPQWMPGAGRPSDRLLIFEDTNGDGKADNCITFYDKLICPTGFEFWNGGVLVVDEPRILFLKDTDGDDKADVVQQIVDGIATDDTHHTVGAWEYSNGGLLHMLEGVSLSTTLETPYGAFRNKDTAGCYTLDPRSLKFRHFRTPGYGNPWCLVFDQWGNGMVGDGTNAKQHWTSPLSGLEVNTRRTLEPNFDNQGMRPAVGNEFLISRHLPEDVQGQFIYACVINMHGMPRFNLRDQKDGSGFEGERVEDLLSSTDMIFRPVDPKIGPDGAVWFGDWCNALIGHMQYSQRDPNRDHKHGRVYRLVNTKKPLLKPVTQADKSIEELLEQLNAYELRTRYRARRELWDRDRDQVLAAVNKWVEGVDDPKQLCEAMWLQESFRAVDTKLVDRILASDVYQARAAAIHTLVNEKDRQPQLKEYLAKAVNDPNPRVRLEAVRGLSFFGTVEATQLALQAANHEMDYWVDYTLEHTLHALKPAWEVAESKPDFLEGSSTAAKKYLDRYKKMTGPGGAAVKPLEIAGSEEASESKRKAAIRELAKMSGGNYERGEGVFKQVCSACHMVGDLGKKFGPDLSDIGQRVNKIEMMTSILMPNDKISKGFETVAIVTIEGEVHTGFILAEDEKMISLGLAKGKKIDILKDDIELRKPMKSSSMPEGLIKTIAPIEFLDLVAYLSRQRQIAAVEDQEGWISAKQKTVKLRKKNGFKEISRDAALKFGGKFGNKTWNKDAYLFLTDVPAERFDFAFHSDLDSESPYVTIRLKDYSEIRAIWLKNRKGLQERAAGLTVWISSDGTNFEKVWTAEKVQPEWTIELPEGTRAKFVRVGLEGEGTLHLHQGAIFGR, encoded by the coding sequence ATGCGCGAGCCGAAAGAGCTGAAGTATCCGACGCCGGAAGAGTCGATCGAGATGATGACTGTTCCCGAAGGGTTCAAGGTCGAGCTGTTCGCGTCCGAGCGGGAGTATCCCGAACTGGCGAATCCGAACCAGATTGCCTTCGATAACAAGGGCCGTCTGTGGGTTTCCTGCATGGCGAACTATCCGCAGTGGATGCCCGGTGCAGGGAGACCCAGCGACCGCCTGCTGATTTTTGAAGATACCAACGGCGACGGTAAAGCCGATAATTGTATTACGTTCTACGACAAACTGATCTGCCCGACCGGATTTGAATTCTGGAACGGCGGCGTACTGGTGGTTGATGAGCCGCGGATCCTGTTCCTGAAAGACACCGATGGCGACGACAAGGCCGATGTGGTCCAGCAGATTGTCGACGGGATCGCGACCGATGACACGCACCATACGGTGGGTGCCTGGGAGTATTCGAACGGCGGTCTGTTACACATGCTGGAAGGGGTTTCGCTGTCGACAACGCTGGAAACACCCTACGGCGCATTCCGCAACAAGGACACCGCAGGCTGTTATACGTTGGATCCTCGATCGCTGAAATTCCGTCACTTCCGCACGCCTGGCTACGGAAACCCGTGGTGCCTGGTGTTCGATCAGTGGGGTAACGGGATGGTTGGTGATGGAACCAACGCCAAGCAGCACTGGACGAGTCCGCTTTCCGGTCTGGAAGTCAACACGCGGCGTACGCTGGAACCCAACTTCGATAACCAGGGAATGCGTCCCGCGGTGGGGAACGAATTCCTGATTTCGCGCCATCTGCCTGAAGACGTGCAGGGCCAGTTTATCTACGCCTGTGTGATCAACATGCATGGTATGCCGCGATTCAATCTTCGTGATCAGAAAGATGGTTCCGGTTTCGAAGGGGAACGTGTGGAAGACCTGCTGTCTTCGACCGACATGATTTTCCGTCCCGTCGATCCGAAGATCGGTCCTGATGGCGCGGTCTGGTTTGGTGACTGGTGTAACGCGTTGATTGGTCACATGCAGTACTCACAGCGTGACCCCAACCGCGATCACAAACATGGCCGCGTTTATCGTCTGGTCAATACAAAGAAACCGCTGCTCAAGCCAGTGACACAGGCCGACAAGTCGATTGAAGAACTGCTGGAGCAGTTGAACGCCTACGAACTGAGGACCCGTTATCGTGCCCGTCGCGAATTGTGGGACCGGGATCGGGACCAGGTCCTGGCGGCTGTGAACAAGTGGGTTGAAGGTGTGGATGATCCGAAGCAGCTCTGCGAAGCGATGTGGCTGCAGGAGAGCTTCCGGGCCGTGGATACCAAGCTGGTCGATCGGATTCTGGCGAGCGATGTCTACCAGGCACGTGCTGCCGCGATTCATACGCTGGTCAATGAAAAGGATCGTCAGCCGCAGTTGAAAGAATACCTGGCGAAAGCCGTTAACGACCCGAACCCGCGGGTACGACTGGAAGCCGTCCGTGGTCTGAGCTTCTTCGGAACCGTGGAAGCGACTCAACTGGCACTGCAGGCTGCCAATCATGAGATGGACTACTGGGTCGATTACACGCTGGAACACACGCTGCATGCGTTGAAGCCGGCCTGGGAAGTAGCGGAATCGAAGCCCGATTTCCTGGAGGGTTCATCCACGGCCGCGAAGAAATACCTCGACCGTTATAAAAAGATGACCGGACCGGGTGGGGCGGCTGTGAAACCGCTGGAGATTGCCGGTTCCGAGGAAGCCTCGGAAAGCAAACGTAAAGCTGCGATTCGTGAACTGGCCAAAATGAGTGGCGGTAATTACGAGCGGGGCGAAGGTGTATTCAAGCAGGTCTGCTCTGCCTGTCATATGGTGGGCGACCTTGGCAAGAAGTTCGGTCCGGACCTGAGCGACATTGGTCAGCGGGTGAACAAAATCGAAATGATGACTTCGATCCTGATGCCCAATGATAAAATCTCCAAAGGTTTCGAGACAGTCGCGATTGTGACGATCGAAGGTGAAGTGCATACCGGCTTCATCCTGGCCGAAGACGAGAAAATGATTTCGCTCGGTCTGGCGAAGGGGAAGAAGATCGACATTCTCAAAGACGACATCGAACTGCGTAAGCCGATGAAGTCGAGTTCGATGCCCGAAGGATTGATCAAGACGATTGCCCCGATCGAGTTTCTGGACCTGGTGGCCTATCTTTCCCGGCAGCGGCAGATCGCCGCAGTAGAGGATCAGGAGGGCTGGATCAGTGCGAAGCAGAAAACGGTCAAGCTGCGGAAGAAGAACGGCTTCAAGGAGATCTCCCGCGATGCTGCTCTCAAGTTTGGCGGTAAGTTCGGGAACAAGACCTGGAACAAGGACGCGTATCTGTTTCTGACCGACGTTCCTGCGGAGCGGTTTGATTTCGCGTTCCATTCCGATCTGGATTCCGAGTCGCCTTATGTCACGATTCGGCTGAAGGATTATTCTGAAATCCGTGCGATCTGGTTGAAGAATCGGAAGGGACTGCAGGAGCGGGCCGCAGGTCTGACGGTGTGGATCTCTTCTGACGGGACGAATTTCGAGAAGGTCTGGACGGCTGAAAAAGTGCAGCCCGAGTGGACCATCGAGCTGCCCGAAGGGACGCGTGCGAAATTCGTCCGCGTGGGCCTGGAAGGGGAAGGGACGCTCCACCTGCACCAAGGCGCAATTTTCGGTCGATAA
- a CDS encoding DMT family transporter has protein sequence MAWVILLVAAVLEIGWAVGMKYTDGFTRLWPSVLTIGMMAASMFLLALAVRTIPVGTGYAVWTGIGALGTAVLSAFLFGEPVTIWRGLCLVLIVGGVLGLKLSAS, from the coding sequence ATGGCATGGGTGATTCTTTTGGTGGCGGCGGTGCTGGAGATCGGCTGGGCGGTCGGCATGAAATACACGGACGGTTTCACCAGGTTATGGCCCAGCGTGCTGACCATTGGCATGATGGCGGCGAGCATGTTCCTGCTGGCCCTGGCGGTCCGCACGATTCCGGTGGGCACCGGTTACGCGGTCTGGACGGGGATCGGCGCATTGGGGACGGCGGTGCTGAGCGCCTTCCTGTTTGGTGAACCGGTCACGATCTGGCGCGGGCTCTGTCTGGTGCTGATCGTGGGTGGCGTGCTGGGGTTGAAGCTTTCGGCTTCGTGA
- a CDS encoding SGNH/GDSL hydrolase family protein, with amino-acid sequence MLRRGRPPLRVWRTRSTTKFLKYRKRFPASYRSKNGTTPHEANQTEKEDGMRLCLVIAALILCNLHSTVRADKPFELKKNERIVAVGNSLAERMNLFGQFETLMQTRYPEKEIIFRNFGWPADEVGIQQRPSNYTTIDDPLEVFGPETFFCFFGFNESFAGDSKESLDAFKQNYRNYIAEQTKRFTKDGKQPRFVLISPIAFESTGDPLQPSGEEENKNLAAYTAAIKELAEEDGHRFVDLFTETKAKFGAKPGNQYTVNGAHANEQGYRVIGQLLDGSLFVSEHPLGMGTSKFNEILKWVNDKSWFHAQDYRMLNGWYVYGGRRTWDMETFPGEYQKIRKMVAVRDRYIWEMAAGAKYPISRTIRRRVKYSFPKRCSAAAMNASAKCASRKS; translated from the coding sequence ATGTTGAGACGCGGGCGACCACCGCTCCGCGTCTGGCGTACTCGCTCTACTACAAAGTTTCTGAAATATCGGAAACGATTTCCCGCCTCGTATCGTAGTAAAAACGGTACCACTCCCCACGAAGCTAATCAAACTGAAAAGGAAGATGGAATGCGACTTTGTCTGGTAATTGCCGCTCTGATTCTGTGCAATCTGCATTCGACAGTAAGGGCCGACAAACCTTTTGAACTCAAGAAAAACGAACGCATCGTGGCGGTCGGAAACTCGTTGGCAGAACGGATGAACCTGTTCGGGCAGTTCGAGACCCTGATGCAGACCCGGTACCCCGAGAAGGAAATCATCTTCCGGAATTTCGGCTGGCCTGCGGATGAAGTGGGGATTCAGCAGCGTCCGAGTAACTACACCACGATCGATGATCCACTGGAAGTCTTCGGACCGGAAACGTTTTTCTGTTTTTTCGGTTTCAATGAGTCGTTCGCCGGGGACTCGAAAGAGAGCCTGGACGCCTTCAAGCAGAACTACCGGAACTACATCGCCGAACAGACCAAGCGTTTCACCAAAGATGGCAAACAGCCGCGGTTTGTACTGATCAGCCCGATTGCCTTTGAATCGACGGGCGATCCGCTGCAGCCTTCCGGAGAAGAAGAGAACAAGAACCTGGCCGCTTATACGGCTGCCATCAAAGAGCTGGCGGAAGAAGACGGTCACCGTTTCGTCGATCTGTTTACGGAAACGAAAGCCAAATTTGGTGCCAAGCCGGGTAACCAGTATACGGTTAACGGAGCGCATGCGAATGAGCAGGGTTACCGGGTCATTGGTCAGCTGCTGGACGGCAGCCTGTTCGTGTCAGAGCATCCGCTGGGGATGGGGACGTCGAAGTTCAATGAGATCCTCAAGTGGGTGAATGACAAATCGTGGTTCCACGCACAGGACTACCGGATGCTGAATGGCTGGTATGTCTATGGGGGCCGCCGTACCTGGGACATGGAAACCTTCCCGGGCGAATATCAGAAGATTCGGAAGATGGTCGCCGTGCGTGACCGCTATATCTGGGAGATGGCTGCGGGGGCGAAGTACCCGATCAGCCGGACGATTCGAAGACGGGTGAAGTATTCATTCCCGAAACGATGTTCGGCAGCCGCGATGAACGCTTCCGCGAAATGCGCGAGCCGAAAGAGCTGA
- a CDS encoding GspE/PulE family protein: MKSFWAYLLILLSVLCVSAELQAQPVVEGDNGNDSAARTPANTGQVGKYPPVPIRFFRGNGPATSSQGFYFNFWKMLFVCLLFLLWAKTSYWVDDDSRALKCNTEFWSSLILVAGALGFLLVFCMPNFIVGFLVLAAAYAAPLGFYINERNAKVPASSKVMTPDHIQKLTLRYLARMGIRVGGKKTQEAAMGPDIRFIGKSATGRGDDPSSSRRVENSRGFLAAKELIHDAIMRRATDVHLEPKEDEYGVRLRIDGVMYPTEGFDRSIGEAVLNIFKVLGAMDITEKRRPQDGSFRAIMPDREIDFRLASQGTRYGEKMSLRILDQTNSIASLSELGLRKQIVDKMSSIVKQPHGLFLCCGPTGAGKSTTLYAALHEIDPYQRNIITIEDPVEYRIENVSQIEINQKAGQTFAESLRSILRQDPDVVMIGEIRDAETARIACQAANTGHMVFSTVHANDTFTALYRLIDLEVEPFMLASSLSALLAQRLARRLCPDCKEAYQPNPEFLKKANLPPDKVKSFYRQPKNPEIVCPTCGGLGYFGRISVVELLEFNERMRDMIRDDAGMSQLKAQARKNGMLYMKEEGLRLVVKGITSIDELLRVVK; encoded by the coding sequence GTGAAATCTTTCTGGGCATATTTATTGATTCTGTTGAGCGTCTTATGCGTCTCGGCAGAGCTGCAGGCTCAACCCGTTGTCGAGGGCGATAACGGGAACGATTCTGCAGCGCGGACACCTGCGAATACAGGGCAGGTGGGAAAGTACCCCCCGGTGCCGATCCGGTTCTTCAGGGGCAACGGGCCTGCGACCTCCTCTCAGGGTTTCTATTTTAACTTCTGGAAGATGCTGTTCGTCTGCCTGCTGTTTCTGCTGTGGGCAAAAACATCTTACTGGGTGGACGATGACAGCAGGGCGTTGAAGTGCAACACGGAATTCTGGAGTTCGCTGATTCTGGTAGCTGGTGCGCTCGGATTTCTGCTGGTGTTCTGCATGCCGAATTTCATTGTCGGTTTTCTGGTCCTGGCAGCCGCCTATGCGGCGCCGCTGGGGTTCTATATCAATGAGCGGAACGCCAAAGTGCCCGCTTCCAGCAAGGTGATGACGCCCGATCATATTCAGAAACTGACTTTGCGTTACCTGGCACGGATGGGAATCCGCGTGGGGGGCAAGAAGACACAGGAAGCCGCGATGGGGCCCGATATCCGTTTCATCGGGAAATCAGCGACGGGGCGGGGTGACGATCCCAGCAGTTCGCGTCGGGTGGAAAATTCGCGTGGGTTCCTGGCAGCGAAAGAGCTGATTCACGATGCGATCATGCGTCGCGCCACCGACGTGCACCTGGAGCCGAAAGAGGATGAATACGGCGTTCGCCTGCGTATCGACGGGGTGATGTATCCCACCGAAGGCTTTGACCGTTCGATCGGCGAAGCGGTGCTGAATATTTTCAAAGTGCTTGGTGCCATGGACATCACGGAGAAACGTCGTCCCCAGGATGGTAGTTTCCGTGCGATCATGCCGGACCGGGAGATCGATTTTCGTCTTGCCAGCCAGGGGACCCGTTACGGCGAAAAGATGAGTCTGCGTATTCTGGACCAGACGAACTCGATCGCTTCACTTTCGGAACTGGGGCTGCGGAAACAGATCGTCGACAAGATGAGCTCAATTGTCAAGCAGCCGCACGGCCTGTTCCTCTGCTGTGGTCCTACCGGTGCCGGTAAATCGACGACCCTGTATGCCGCTTTGCACGAAATTGACCCTTACCAGCGAAATATCATTACGATTGAAGATCCGGTGGAGTACCGGATTGAGAATGTTTCGCAGATTGAAATCAACCAGAAAGCCGGCCAGACCTTTGCCGAGTCGCTGCGGAGTATTCTGCGTCAGGACCCGGACGTGGTCATGATCGGCGAAATTCGAGATGCCGAAACCGCGCGGATTGCCTGTCAGGCCGCGAATACCGGTCACATGGTGTTCTCCACGGTTCACGCCAACGATACCTTTACTGCTTTGTACCGTCTGATCGACCTGGAAGTCGAGCCGTTCATGCTGGCCAGTTCGCTGTCGGCACTGTTGGCTCAGCGTCTGGCGCGACGTCTGTGTCCGGACTGTAAAGAGGCGTATCAGCCCAATCCGGAGTTCCTGAAAAAGGCAAATCTGCCGCCGGACAAGGTGAAAAGTTTTTATCGTCAGCCGAAAAATCCGGAGATTGTCTGTCCGACCTGCGGTGGACTGGGCTACTTCGGACGTATCAGCGTGGTGGAGCTGCTGGAATTCAATGAGCGGATGCGGGATATGATTCGCGACGACGCCGGCATGTCCCAGTTGAAAGCACAGGCCCGTAAGAACGGGATGCTGTATATGAAAGAAGAAGGCCTGCGGCTGGTAGTCAAAGGCATTACCTCGATTGATGAATTACTGCGTGTCGTGAAGTGA
- a CDS encoding CvpA family protein, with protein MIDILLLAILGIVTWCVASEGAWGAGFIFVSVLLSGLLAMNFFEPLATFMSGNVIGSGAWQQRWDSIALIGLFVGFVFLFREVTVRIAPAYMQVHPLVHEIGRWGFAALTGYITMAFLLTALHTTALPREFIGFTPERQNLFGVVAPDRQWLGFTQYVSEKSMRNGALGHIFDGPEYPLPNHQNRVWPSFPIRYASRRASGTGAVAPPPVSKDKADRSF; from the coding sequence ATGATTGATATTCTCTTGCTGGCGATTCTGGGAATTGTAACCTGGTGTGTTGCCAGCGAAGGCGCCTGGGGAGCGGGTTTCATTTTTGTCTCCGTGCTGTTATCCGGGCTGCTGGCAATGAATTTCTTTGAACCGCTGGCCACGTTCATGTCCGGCAATGTGATTGGCTCTGGTGCCTGGCAGCAGCGGTGGGACAGTATTGCGCTGATTGGGTTGTTTGTCGGTTTCGTCTTTCTGTTCCGCGAGGTGACCGTACGGATTGCGCCCGCGTACATGCAGGTCCATCCCCTGGTGCACGAGATTGGTCGCTGGGGTTTTGCTGCACTCACCGGTTACATCACGATGGCGTTCCTGTTGACTGCCCTGCATACTACGGCATTGCCGCGAGAATTTATCGGTTTTACTCCAGAACGTCAGAACCTGTTTGGAGTGGTTGCCCCCGACCGCCAGTGGCTGGGTTTCACGCAGTACGTGTCTGAGAAATCGATGCGGAACGGTGCCCTGGGGCACATCTTCGATGGTCCCGAGTACCCGCTGCCGAATCATCAGAATCGGGTCTGGCCTTCATTTCCGATTCGCTACGCTTCACGCCGGGCCAGTGGGACAGGGGCTGTTGCGCCACCGCCGGTCTCCAAAGACAAAGCAGATCGCTCGTTCTAG